The Macaca nemestrina isolate mMacNem1 chromosome 8, mMacNem.hap1, whole genome shotgun sequence genome contains the following window.
TGCAACAACCGGGTACTAAGTCCTGACAGGCACTAATCTCCATGGTTCCCCAGGAATGAACAAATAAGGGAATAACCACACTTATGCCATGTATCCACAGAAGTAGTGCCTCTTTCTTAAAGAGGGTGGGGAGCTCATTGCCCTTTCTTAAAGAAGCACTACTTTTGTGGATACATGTGGTTACATAGGATGCCCCCACAGCTGTGCTCTTGCAATTGGTGTCCGGCAGCCTCTGAACAAGTGAGGAAGGTTCATCCAATAGTGCAAAACTGGGCTATGGGTGCCCACAAGGAGGAGCCAGAGATCCTCATGTTCACGAAGGCTCCTATCTCTCTCGTCTGCCATCTGCTTGCCTGTTACCAGCAATAAATATGGTCATGTCTGAGCATCATTTGTCCCCTGGAATATCCTGGAATACAAAACCTCTAGTATACAACCAGATTCTGTTGCTATCTTATTTTCTACCAGGCCAATTCCCTTGCACCCTACTTTCTTGACACTGTTAATTCCTATGTTAAATAATTAACTCATCCATCAGGGGAGTACATGCCTTCTAAGAGTCAATGTCCATATTATGGGTGGAAATCCTGTTTTGGCCTGGCCCTGAGTGACCTGGAAAAGTAGACCTTTCTACCCTGAGGTCCAGCTCCTCAGGGTAGAAAGTGTAGCGTCGACATCTCTATGAAAATGACCAGGACAATAGAAacaaaaggtaagaaaaaaagtaaagacaaaaataagagaaagaaaaggggagacTACATGACCCAAATACATTGAGTTTACTGTGATAACACATTTTTGGAGATAGAGAGAAGATAAAGCACAAGGTAAAGAGACTGAATTGTTCGTTTCCAGGTTTTCAAATAGAATCTTGCCCTGATCTGGGTCTCAATTAACAAAGCACAAGGACAGCTGAGCCTGTAGCAGGTGTCGCTGAGGATACAGGTCCCAGAGTGATGCCTAGTGGCAACAGGTGGGTCTGCAACTGCAGGTGCCCCTCACCTGGTGACCTTGAGGAAGATGGAGCAGCATattgggcacagtgctgggttTCAGGGTACAGGAAATCAGATCAGAGCAGCCCAGAGGAGGACTGTGTCTGCTCACGGAAAACATACCTCACAGATTCTATTAGAGCAGAATAAAGAGATCATAACTGGCCACCTGTCGACCATTTAAGATCTGGTTCCTCCTTTCATGTTTGCTGTCATTTCTATCACACAGTCCCCTCTCCCTGCACACAGGCACTCAGACTCAGagacatgcacatgcacacgtacaACACATACATCTCCAGTTTCCACCTCCCAACACACTCCCctcaccacacatgcacacatacataaaaaattGCAAGCATAcgcacaggtgcacacacaccctGAAGTGCAGACTCCAAACTCTAATAGATCTGGTTTAGTCTCTGAGGCCGAAGCTGCTCAGACTGACATGCACAGGcagtaaaaacaaatttttgcACCCAAGACCCCTTGGAGAGAGTCTATGGCCCCCAATTTAGAGTCGAAAGACAGAGGCCATGATAGGTGAAGTCATTCACTAATGATCCCACACTTAGTTGACGACACCACTGAAACCACAGCTCCCAACAGACAGCACATTGGCCTGCTGTCTTACCCGAGGCCCATAATGCAGTGTTCATTCCTGCAAAGAGGACACCTACATCTGGGTCCTCTGTCCCAGGTAGCTCCAAGGCTAGGCCCTGGTGCACTTTCTCCAAGAGGCTCCAGAGAAGGACAAGGGTCCTCAGGGCTGTGAGATTCCTATACATGAATGTCTCTCAAGGGACCGAAGGATGTTGAGGTCCAATGGCAGTGAAAAGACCCCAGTTCTGTGCTATCTGGAGGAAGCAGCATCCCAACGCAATGAGCTACCCCAACCCCGTGTGGCTGTGGGAGAGCGGCATCCTTTGGGTTGATAGTTCAGACCTTTGACAGTCCTACAATCCAGCGGCTGCACTGAAACACCTGCTCTTCATGTTCATGAAGGCCCCTATCACTCTTCCTGTCTCCCATCTGCTTGACTGTTACCAGTAATAAACACACTTCTAAGCATTATTTGTTCCCTAGAATGTCCTGGAATACAAAACCCTATTATAAAACCAGACTCTGTTGTTATCTGAAGTATTTTCTTTCAGGCCAATTTCCTTGCCCTCTACATTTTAGCAcagttaaattaatttttatgttaaataattaaatcatCGATCAGGGAGTACATGCCTTCTAAGAGTGAATGTCCATATTATGGATGCAAATCCTGTTTTTATCCCAGCCCTAAGTATAGGAGAGGCAAGATTAGACCCAGAATAAAGGACAAGaaaaacagtattaaaaaaaatactaaaattggtatgaaatcagaaatgacagcaaatagccaaagtaatcttgagcaaaataacaaagataaaagcATCATGctctctgattttaaaatgtatcataaaGTTATTGTAAGCAAAACAGAATGGtctggcataaaagcagacacaataaccaaaggaaaggaggagaaagccCAAACTAAACCCAAGTATTTATGATTATTTGATCTTCAAGAAAGATGCCAACAACACAGAATGGGGCAAggaaagtctcttcaataaaagGTATaaggaaaactagatatccacaagcagaagaatgaaattggacacTTATTCCACACTATAcccaaaaatcaactcaaaatggattaaagacttgcaTAAAAGACGCGAAATTGtaaatctagaagaaaacatgggggaaTATCCTTACGACATTTCTCTGGGCAATTATTTCTACAACGGGACTCCAAAAgcaaagacaacaaaagcaaaaatagacaaagcaGGTTACATCAACTAGAAAACTTCTgcacagaaaggaaacaaagtgaagagatgacCCATGGACTACGAGAAAGTATCTGTAAACCATACATCTGATGAGGGGCTAATATCCCAAATATATAAGGAAGTCAAACTACTCAATAAGAAGAAGACAaacatctcaatttaaaaatgggcaataAACCTGGCCCACAGATATATGGAAAACATACTCAACAacactaattatcaggaaaatgcaaattaaaatcacaaagagGTATTCatctgttagaatggcttttaacaaacagacaaataataTGTGTTGGTGAGGATACAAAAAAAGGGGACCCTTGTACACcattggtggaaatataaattagtacagccattttggaaaatagtatggaggtccctcaaagcactaaacatagaattaccatatgacccagcaatcccgctTCTGGGTATATctccaaaaaattgaaatcactataccagccgggctcggtggctcacgcctgtaatcgccgcactttgggaggccaaggcaggtggatcaaaaGGTGAGGAGATCACACCAAGTACATACTCAAACATATGGGAAACAGAACAGGATAGTAGTGTCCTTATCACGAGTTTGGATCAAGAAGAGGTATTAAGCATACAGACTCATTCTGTGATGAAAGCCGGGAGAAAGAGGAGCATCAAAGGGATCTTGAGGATGAAGGCAGCCCTTCCCCTCCCAATCACATGCCCACCTcctctcactgcagcttctgtctCAGGCCTTCTCCCAGCAGAGCTATAAATCCAGGCTCACTCCTCACTCTCCACACATCCACacctgctctccctcctccaggtGACCCCAGCCATGAGGACCCTCGCCATCCTTGCTGCCATTCTCCTGTTTGCCCTGCTGGCTCAGGCTAAGTCACTCCAGGAAACAGCTGATGAGGCTGCAAcccaggagcagcctggggaagaCAACCAGGACCTTGCTGTCTCCTTTGAAGAAAATGGACTCTCTACTCTTAGAGACTCAGGTAGGAGACATCAATCTTGCAGATCTGCAAAATCTAGAACAAAAGGATTGGAAACAGGCTCTGGCATCAAGTGTGGAAAAGTCTACCTCACTTGAGTGACTTTACTTAATCTTTCTGgaccttgattttctcatctctGAATTAATCAGTGAGAACCAAACACAtctaaaagattttctttcttctaagacTTTTAGTTTCAagatatttctgtgaaatttgcTACTGTTAAGATAGAAAGACCTACACTGACTTGTTATTTGTAGGTCTAAATGGGTAGACTTAGTTATAGAGAGAATATTTTACTTTGTCCATTGGTAAAGCTTTTAGAACCTACGGAGGAACCTATGGGTGTGTTTCAATGTAGGCTAATAGGCTTAATTAAATCTTTCTACAATACACACATAGATCCAAACATCATATTGTGtctcatacatatacacaattattatttgtcaattaaaataagtacataagtaaaatgttaaaaacaaaaaaaagagagagagagcaaagaatTTGAATTTGGAAGGTCTTCAATGACTCCTTGAGCACCAAAGTATTTGGGTCCATGACATGAGCATGCACAATGCAGCATCTCAGAAACGGATGCAGGTGCGTTAGGGAGCCTTGTTAGGACATGCAGATCATACATGGAGGTCAAGATTAGGGGTATGGATTAAGCAGAATGAAGAGTAGATAACCCCAGGGTTGAGAGGTATACTGTTTTACCAGGGAGCAGGCAATAAACATGTCCTGAATAGACTCAGATGGGGAAAGAACTATGATCTTGCATGACTAACACATAGCTAGTACGATTTCTTGtcatttaaaacaaagacatgaattTTCTCCATCCTAACATGACTGATACAGTGTCTCTTGTTTAGACTATCTCAGTTAGTCTGGCTCTACCTGTCcttttccccacctccctcactATTCCTGGTCCTCTCTTCTTTCCACAGGTTCTCAGGCAAGACGCACCTGCCGTTGCCGAATCCGCCGTTGTCGAGGCCTTGAGTCCTCTTTCGGGAATTGCATTTTACATGGCCAATTCGCCAAACTCTGCTGTCGCTGAGCTTCCTAGATAGAAACCAAAACAGTGCAAGATTCAATCCAAggtcctgaaaaagaaaaaacacttcaCTCTGTGTACCTTGtgtctttctaaatttttctctccaaaataaAGTTCAAGCATTCAACTTAGTGTGTTTgaccttttaaattttcttttctttatcctttttttcccttttgcttttttatatgGTGGATTGTACGGTGCCTTTGTATAGACAATTCTGATCCACATTAAGTTAACTGGTCTTTGCATTCCAATAATGCACTATTCGAGCATCATAGAGTAATAACGAAatagcaaaaatgaataaaattgggtttgttgctgttgttcttgtttgagacagtgtctcacttagCCACCTGagctggaatacaatggtgcaatctctgctcactgcagccttaacctcctgtgctcgaatgatcctcccacctcagcctcttgagtagctgggactacaggcatgtgcgaccacaccctgctaatgttttgtactttttggagagacagggtttcaccatgttgcccagattggtcttgaactcctgagtttaagtgatctgtcctcctcaccctcccatagtgctaggatttcatgcttgagccaccatgcctgacaggATATAAGTGTTAATTGGAATAGTTTGAAACTTAAAGGTTCAGTGCATTCCTAATGATACTCAAACAACAGAAGTTTACAATGAGAGGCAAAAAGTGGTTGTTGGCTCAAAGGAAAGATAGATCTGATGTGCTATGTTCACTTGccctttaattttaaaagtgggAAAGCATTGCTaaacataatttttgaaattttaagcaGATGTGTTAAATACATATACTATACATTAAGCTTTATTTCACTCTATTTTGGTAAGTGATATATAACTGTATCAACAAGATAGAATAAAATAAGGTTTAACaaggaaaaagttaaaactgTGCCAAAAACAGGAAAGACTGACGAGCATCAGTGATTCAATTAATAACCAGATAGAAGAAGAGCTCAGAAGCTGGTGACCATAGAGGATGAGGCCCAATAACCAACGAGACAAATGGTCCTTTACTGCACCCCAAAAGCTTAATTAGACCAATGTTTAATGAAGGAGTTGGTCTCAATTCTCCATCCCTTCAAGCATATGAATTCTACTCATTATAATAAAGCTAtactcattttaataaaatgctagtgagaaaatatatattaacatgTTTTTAATGATCCCAATGAACCAAGTCAGTAATCCTAATGATAAGACAATTGGCCATACATTTACGGCTGTGCAAAAACTTAAGAACAACATATTTGTGAGAAAGGCAAGTTTctagaattaaaatttatataaaagacaGGGACTGAACAGTGCCATgatatgacaaaacaaaacacaaacaaacatttttattacaacaacaacaaaaagtctcaACCTGATAATAAATAACAAGTAGCCTGACTTTGATTCATCTTAGACACATACAAAGC
Protein-coding sequences here:
- the LOC105468980 gene encoding neutrophil defensin 6-like, producing MRTLAILAAILLFALLAQAKSLQETADEAATQEQPGEDNQDLAVSFEENGLSTLRDSGSQARRTCRCRIRRCRGLESSFGNCILHGQFAKLCCR